In Flavivirga abyssicola, the following are encoded in one genomic region:
- a CDS encoding Tex family protein has product MIDILKFITTQTQLPEQSVKNTIELLNEDCTIPFISRYRKERTGDLDEVQIGEIVKYKEQFEALEKRKKAILKALEEQAVLTPELKQKIASTQDLTTLEDIYLPYKKSRKTKAETARKNGLEPLAKIIMSQNANDVESIAFKYIKGVIDSVESALEGARHIIAEWVNERTDIRNNIRYQLERFAMISTKVVKTKAEDEAAQKFRDYFDWSESLSRIPSHRLLAILRAENEGFIRVKIEIDNDRALDKIENRIIRSNNACADQIELAIADAYKRLLLPSLSHEALQIAKDKADESAINVFAKNLKQLLLGSPLGEKRVLAIDPGFRTGCKVVCLDAQGQLKYNETIYPHPPKSDATGAMKKISSLADAYKIEAIAIGNGTASRETEALIRKIHFKNDIQVFVVSEAGASIYSASKIAREEFPDYDVTVRGSVSIGRRLQDPLAELVKIDAKSIGVGQYQHDVDQGKLQKSLDGVVEHCVNSVGVNINTASKSLLSYVSGIGPKLAENIFNFRNENGVFTSRNDIKKVPRLGSKAFEQGAAFLRIKDAKNPLDDSAVHPESYAVVTKMAKDLGKSIQDLIGNAERLKKIDLKQYCTESVGLLTLQDIVKELEKPGLDIREQAKVFTFNQNIKTISDLREGQLLPGIVNNITNFGCFVDVGIKESGLIHVSNLSDAFVKDVNEHVSLHQQIIVKVLEVDIPRKRIQLKLHK; this is encoded by the coding sequence ATGATTGATATTTTAAAGTTTATAACAACCCAGACCCAACTCCCAGAGCAATCTGTAAAAAACACGATTGAATTACTTAATGAGGATTGCACAATCCCTTTTATTTCGCGTTACAGAAAGGAACGAACGGGTGATTTGGATGAGGTTCAAATTGGTGAGATTGTAAAATATAAAGAACAATTTGAAGCTTTAGAAAAACGAAAAAAAGCTATTTTAAAAGCCTTAGAAGAACAAGCTGTTTTAACACCTGAATTAAAACAAAAAATAGCATCTACTCAAGATTTAACAACGCTTGAGGATATTTATTTACCATACAAAAAAAGCAGGAAAACGAAAGCAGAGACAGCCCGTAAAAATGGATTAGAGCCTTTAGCTAAAATTATTATGAGTCAGAATGCTAATGATGTGGAATCCATTGCTTTTAAATATATAAAAGGCGTTATTGATTCGGTGGAATCCGCTTTAGAAGGCGCAAGACATATTATTGCCGAATGGGTAAACGAACGTACCGATATTAGAAATAATATTCGTTATCAGTTAGAACGTTTTGCAATGATTTCTACGAAAGTTGTAAAAACAAAAGCGGAGGATGAAGCCGCTCAAAAATTCAGAGACTATTTCGATTGGTCTGAGAGTTTAAGTAGAATCCCATCACATAGGTTATTAGCTATTTTAAGAGCAGAAAATGAAGGGTTTATTCGAGTTAAAATAGAGATTGATAACGATAGGGCATTAGATAAAATAGAAAACAGAATAATTCGTAGTAATAATGCATGTGCAGATCAGATAGAGTTAGCTATTGCAGACGCTTATAAACGTTTATTATTACCATCGTTAAGTCATGAAGCTTTACAAATAGCAAAAGATAAAGCGGACGAATCTGCTATTAATGTATTTGCGAAAAACTTAAAACAATTATTGTTAGGTTCTCCATTGGGAGAAAAAAGGGTTTTAGCAATTGATCCAGGGTTTAGAACAGGTTGTAAAGTGGTGTGTTTAGATGCACAAGGACAATTAAAATACAATGAAACCATATATCCACACCCGCCAAAAAGTGATGCAACGGGGGCGATGAAAAAAATAAGCTCATTGGCAGATGCCTATAAAATTGAAGCTATAGCTATTGGTAATGGAACGGCATCACGAGAAACAGAAGCCTTAATTAGAAAGATTCATTTTAAAAATGATATTCAGGTTTTTGTAGTAAGTGAGGCAGGAGCGAGTATTTATTCGGCATCAAAGATTGCACGCGAAGAATTTCCAGATTACGATGTTACGGTAAGAGGTTCGGTGTCTATTGGGCGTCGTTTACAAGATCCTTTAGCAGAATTGGTTAAAATTGATGCTAAGTCTATTGGAGTAGGGCAATATCAACATGATGTGGATCAAGGAAAGCTGCAAAAATCATTGGATGGCGTTGTAGAACATTGTGTAAACTCCGTTGGTGTGAACATCAATACAGCTAGTAAAAGTTTATTGAGCTATGTGTCTGGTATTGGTCCGAAATTAGCAGAAAATATTTTTAATTTCCGTAACGAAAATGGCGTATTTACATCAAGAAACGATATTAAAAAAGTGCCACGATTAGGTAGTAAAGCTTTCGAGCAAGGTGCTGCCTTTTTAAGAATTAAAGATGCCAAAAACCCATTAGACGATTCTGCGGTGCATCCAGAAAGTTATGCTGTGGTTACCAAAATGGCTAAAGACCTTGGAAAAAGCATTCAAGACCTTATTGGTAATGCAGAACGTCTTAAAAAAATAGATTTAAAGCAATATTGTACAGAATCCGTTGGATTATTAACCCTACAAGATATCGTTAAAGAACTTGAAAAACCAGGATTAGATATTCGAGAGCAAGCAAAAGTATTCACGTTTAATCAGAATATAAAAACGATTTCAGATTTAAGAGAAGGTCAATTACTCCCTGGAATTGTCAACAATATTACAAACTTTGGTTGTTTTGTAGATGTTGGTATTAAAGAAAGCGGATTGATTCACGTATCAAATCTATCAGACGCCTTTGTAAAAGATGTTAATGAACATGTCAGTTTACATCAACAAATCATAGTAAAAGTGTTAGAGGTCGATATTCCGCGAAAGCGTATCCAATTAAAATTACATAAGTAG
- a CDS encoding lipocalin family protein, which yields MKNTLLLLIAISLVSCGTSKTVRDSKKVIKGDWLLNSITYSEKGTYNVNLLNDASKECFEGSTWQFVPNNNTGVYNINDTSCSSGVRNFVFTIQEIDPQTGLYDFLLKPTNEKYKSDTNRGFRLKLTSLSDVMMQWQQTVSVDGKPFTITMNFNKQ from the coding sequence ATGAAAAACACACTTCTTTTATTAATTGCTATTAGCTTAGTATCCTGTGGAACATCAAAAACTGTAAGGGATTCAAAAAAAGTAATCAAGGGAGACTGGTTACTAAATTCAATAACTTATAGCGAAAAAGGGACCTATAATGTTAATTTACTTAATGATGCTTCAAAAGAATGCTTTGAGGGAAGTACATGGCAGTTTGTTCCCAATAACAATACGGGAGTTTATAATATTAATGATACTAGCTGTTCAAGCGGAGTTCGGAATTTTGTTTTTACAATTCAAGAAATTGACCCCCAAACTGGACTTTACGATTTTCTACTTAAACCAACCAATGAGAAATATAAATCTGATACCAACCGGGGTTTTCGATTAAAATTAACCTCATTGTCAGATGTAATGATGCAATGGCAACAAACCGTATCAGTTGATGGCAAACCGTTTACAATTACAATGAATTTTAATAAACAATAA
- the metG gene encoding methionine--tRNA ligase translates to MYIFFLNRSQNAYFCPLFKKEMNAPKRYTITTALPYTNGPIHIGHLAGVYVPADIYARYLRLTGNDVILIGGSDEHGVPITIKAKNEGVSPQDVVDKYHAIIKKSFEDFGITFDNYSRTSAKVHHKTASEFFTTLNDKGEFIEEVTEQLYDAEANQFLADRFVVGTCPKCGNEESYGDQCENCGTSHNATDLINPKSALTGNTPTLKQTKHWFLPLDKHEAFLKEWILEGHKKDWKSNVYGQCKSWIDDGLRPRAVTRDLDWGIPVPAEGGEGKVLYVWFDAPIGYISSTIEWAEREGKDWEPYWKDKETKLVHFIGKDNIVFHCIIFPAMLKAEGSYILPENVPANEFLNLEGNKLSTSKNWAVWLPEYLEEFPGQQDVLRYALTSNAPETKDNDFTWKDFQARNNNELVAIFGNFINRVVVLTNKYYDGVTPTPNALSQVDEETLTTVKAYPDVISSSIERYRFREAQQELMNLARLGNKYLADAEPWKVIKVDAERTKTIMYVALQIASALATLSEPFLPFTSKKLKDILCHSALDAESTWNEVKTKEVLIPAGHKIRKAELLFSKIEDTTIQAQLDKLEASKKANELENAVVEPQKDTITFEDFTKLDMRVGTILEAEKMPKAKKLLVLKVDTGIDVRTIVSGIAESFTAEEVVGKRVTVLVNLAPRALRGVESEGMILMTETPDGKLVFVNPDDTAVTNGLQIS, encoded by the coding sequence ATGTACATTTTTTTTCTAAATCGTAGTCAAAATGCGTACTTTTGTCCCTTATTTAAAAAAGAAATGAACGCACCTAAACGATATACGATTACCACAGCACTTCCTTATACCAATGGACCAATTCATATTGGACATTTAGCAGGCGTGTATGTTCCAGCAGATATTTATGCACGTTATTTACGATTAACAGGAAACGACGTTATACTTATTGGTGGGAGTGATGAGCATGGTGTGCCTATTACAATTAAAGCGAAAAACGAAGGTGTGTCACCACAGGATGTTGTAGATAAATACCATGCCATTATTAAAAAATCGTTTGAAGATTTTGGGATTACTTTTGATAATTATTCGCGTACCTCTGCAAAAGTTCATCATAAAACAGCTTCAGAATTTTTCACAACTTTAAATGATAAAGGTGAGTTTATTGAAGAAGTAACAGAACAATTATATGATGCAGAAGCAAATCAATTTTTAGCAGATCGATTTGTGGTTGGGACATGTCCCAAATGTGGAAATGAAGAAAGTTACGGCGACCAATGTGAAAATTGCGGGACCAGTCATAATGCGACCGATTTAATAAATCCGAAGTCAGCTTTAACAGGAAATACGCCGACTTTAAAACAAACAAAGCACTGGTTTTTACCTTTAGATAAACATGAAGCGTTTTTAAAAGAATGGATTCTTGAAGGTCATAAAAAAGATTGGAAATCTAATGTATACGGACAATGTAAATCATGGATTGATGATGGCTTACGCCCGCGTGCCGTAACCAGAGATTTAGATTGGGGAATTCCTGTACCAGCAGAAGGCGGTGAAGGGAAAGTACTTTATGTTTGGTTTGATGCTCCGATAGGATATATCTCATCTACTATAGAATGGGCAGAACGTGAAGGGAAAGATTGGGAACCTTACTGGAAAGATAAAGAGACCAAACTGGTTCATTTTATAGGAAAAGATAATATAGTATTCCACTGTATCATTTTTCCAGCCATGTTAAAAGCCGAAGGCTCTTATATTTTACCAGAGAATGTGCCTGCTAATGAGTTTTTAAATTTAGAAGGTAATAAATTATCAACCTCAAAAAATTGGGCCGTTTGGTTACCAGAATACTTAGAAGAATTCCCGGGTCAGCAAGATGTGTTACGTTACGCTTTAACGTCGAATGCACCAGAAACAAAGGATAATGATTTTACGTGGAAAGATTTTCAAGCAAGAAATAATAATGAGTTGGTTGCCATTTTTGGGAATTTTATTAACCGTGTTGTGGTATTGACTAACAAGTATTATGATGGTGTGACTCCTACTCCAAATGCATTATCTCAGGTAGATGAAGAAACATTAACAACGGTAAAAGCCTATCCAGATGTGATCTCTAGTTCTATTGAACGCTATCGTTTTAGAGAAGCGCAACAAGAGCTTATGAATTTGGCGCGACTAGGTAATAAATATTTAGCAGATGCAGAACCTTGGAAAGTCATTAAAGTAGATGCAGAACGTACAAAAACAATTATGTATGTAGCCCTTCAAATAGCATCAGCTTTAGCAACTTTAAGTGAGCCATTTTTACCATTCACATCAAAAAAATTAAAAGATATTCTTTGTCATTCCGCACTTGATGCGGAATCCACTTGGAACGAAGTTAAAACAAAAGAAGTTTTAATTCCAGCAGGTCATAAAATAAGAAAAGCAGAATTATTATTCTCTAAAATTGAAGATACCACTATTCAAGCGCAGCTTGATAAATTGGAAGCTAGTAAAAAAGCAAACGAGCTAGAAAATGCTGTCGTAGAACCGCAAAAGGATACCATTACGTTTGAAGATTTTACTAAATTAGATATGCGTGTTGGAACCATTTTGGAAGCTGAAAAAATGCCAAAAGCTAAAAAATTATTGGTCTTAAAAGTTGATACAGGTATTGACGTACGAACCATAGTTTCTGGAATAGCAGAAAGCTTTACTGCCGAAGAAGTGGTTGGAAAGCGTGTCACTGTTTTAGTAAATCTAGCGCCAAGAGCATTAAGAGGTGTTGAAAGTGAGGGTATGATTTTAATGACCGAGACACCAGATGGGAAATTAGTATTTGTAAATCCGGATGATACTGCTGTAACGAATGGACTGCAAATAAGCTAA
- a CDS encoding S66 peptidase family protein → MSKISLITTLCCIVFFFGKNQLSAQNALSTKTNTLIQPPYLKAGDTVAIVAPSGVLKNRTKEVQQAKALLKSWGLHATVGKHVFSQANHFAGTDDERCEDFQNALDDPKISAIWCARGGYGTVRILDKLDYTKFKQNPKWLIGYSDITALHNQVHNVGVESIHAMMCTSLQDDLGVIKETLSTFKDAVFGKSLNYTLEGSKYNKTGNASAPIVGGNLTMLHTMLGSDTSIDTSGKILFIEEIGEYKYHIDRMLQSLKRAGYFKNCKGVIVGDMTKLRKNTTLWGSSIEQLILDALSDYDFPIAFNMPAGHEKDNRAIILGRTIKLTVGKNQSTVVFQN, encoded by the coding sequence ATGTCAAAAATCTCATTAATTACTACGTTGTGTTGTATTGTTTTTTTCTTTGGAAAAAACCAGCTTTCAGCACAAAATGCATTGTCAACTAAAACAAATACATTGATACAACCACCATACTTAAAAGCAGGCGATACGGTTGCCATCGTTGCACCTTCGGGCGTTTTAAAAAATAGAACTAAAGAAGTTCAACAAGCCAAAGCACTTTTAAAAAGCTGGGGCTTACATGCTACTGTTGGTAAACATGTTTTTAGTCAAGCCAATCATTTTGCAGGGACTGATGATGAGCGCTGTGAAGATTTTCAAAATGCTTTAGACGATCCTAAAATAAGCGCCATATGGTGTGCTCGCGGTGGCTACGGCACTGTTAGAATATTAGATAAATTAGATTACACCAAATTTAAGCAAAACCCAAAGTGGCTTATTGGTTATTCTGATATTACGGCACTACATAATCAAGTTCATAATGTAGGTGTGGAGTCTATTCATGCTATGATGTGTACTAGTTTGCAGGACGATTTAGGAGTTATTAAAGAAACACTTTCTACATTTAAAGATGCCGTTTTTGGAAAATCGCTAAACTATACTTTAGAAGGCTCTAAATACAATAAAACAGGAAATGCTTCGGCTCCTATTGTGGGTGGCAACTTAACCATGTTGCACACGATGTTAGGCTCTGATACGAGTATTGACACTTCTGGAAAAATTTTGTTTATTGAAGAAATTGGCGAATATAAATACCATATAGATCGTATGTTACAAAGTTTAAAACGTGCTGGCTATTTTAAAAACTGTAAGGGTGTTATTGTTGGCGATATGACCAAGCTCAGAAAGAACACTACTCTTTGGGGCTCCTCAATAGAACAGCTTATTTTAGATGCACTATCTGATTATGATTTTCCCATTGCCTTTAATATGCCTGCTGGACATGAAAAAGACAATCGTGCTATAATTTTGGGAAGAACTATAAAGTTAACAGTAGGCAAAAATCAATCTACAGTTGTTTTTCAAAACTAA
- a CDS encoding ferritin, protein MLSKTIEDALNNQIRIEAESSQIYLAMACWAEVKGLEGVSNFMYAQSDEEREHMLKLVKFVNERGGHAKISQLAAPNVTFNSFKEMFEKLFEHEVFVSQSINELVHISLQEKDYATHNFLQWYVAEQIEEEAVARTILDKINMIGDDKGGLYLFDRDIENLTVTTAATDTPQ, encoded by the coding sequence ATGTTATCAAAAACCATAGAAGACGCATTAAATAATCAAATAAGAATAGAAGCAGAATCTTCTCAAATTTATTTAGCTATGGCATGCTGGGCTGAGGTAAAAGGCTTGGAAGGTGTCTCTAATTTTATGTATGCACAATCTGATGAAGAACGCGAACATATGCTAAAATTAGTAAAGTTTGTTAACGAGCGTGGAGGTCATGCAAAAATTTCCCAGTTGGCAGCACCTAATGTAACCTTTAACTCTTTTAAAGAAATGTTCGAAAAATTATTTGAACATGAAGTATTTGTATCTCAGAGTATTAATGAGTTGGTACATATTAGTCTTCAAGAAAAAGACTATGCAACACATAACTTTTTACAATGGTATGTTGCAGAACAAATAGAAGAAGAAGCGGTGGCACGTACTATTCTTGATAAAATAAATATGATTGGTGACGACAAAGGAGGACTTTATTTATTCGATAGAGATATTGAAAATTTAACCGTAACTACCGCAGCAACAGATACCCCTCAATAA
- a CDS encoding helix-turn-helix domain-containing protein, with the protein MLKTFTEFSTNAILNVGDESLLKPYKQTKQAGLFMFIRTNDSKAEIVVDSIPHTIKPHSILALTTIQYLQFIEGKDLVVYQFNREFYCIKDHDQEVSCVGLLFFGNVHIPLIELNLDEQRKFKILHEVFIDELETKDNIQAEMLRMLMARFIIISTRLLKAKEGFIETTSKNSKIDLLREFNLLVESYFKTEHSVSFYADKLFKSPKTLSNTFAKLDTSPLKIIHERLILESKRLLVYTDKTAKEIAFEIGFEDASHLSRLFKKHTTLSPSEFKKQLKSAS; encoded by the coding sequence ATGCTAAAAACATTTACAGAATTTTCTACCAATGCCATTTTAAATGTGGGAGATGAGTCCCTTTTAAAACCATACAAACAAACTAAGCAAGCAGGATTATTTATGTTTATTAGAACCAATGATTCTAAGGCAGAAATTGTTGTAGATAGTATTCCTCATACCATAAAACCACATAGTATATTAGCATTAACCACGATTCAATATTTACAATTTATAGAAGGTAAAGATTTGGTGGTATATCAATTTAATAGAGAGTTTTATTGTATTAAAGATCATGATCAAGAAGTAAGCTGTGTTGGTCTTTTGTTTTTTGGAAACGTACATATTCCGCTTATAGAACTTAATTTAGACGAACAACGTAAATTTAAAATATTGCATGAAGTTTTTATTGATGAACTAGAAACGAAAGACAATATTCAAGCCGAGATGTTGCGTATGCTTATGGCACGATTTATAATTATAAGCACCCGATTATTAAAAGCAAAAGAAGGCTTTATAGAAACTACTTCTAAAAATTCTAAAATAGACTTATTGCGTGAGTTTAACCTGTTAGTAGAATCATATTTTAAAACAGAGCATAGTGTAAGTTTTTATGCAGATAAACTCTTTAAATCTCCAAAAACCTTATCAAATACTTTTGCTAAATTAGACACCAGTCCGCTAAAAATAATTCACGAACGCCTTATTCTTGAATCAAAACGATTGCTGGTTTATACGGATAAGACAGCCAAAGAAATTGCTTTTGAAATTGGTTTTGAAGACGCTTCACATTTAAGTAGATTATTTAAAAAACACACGACTTTATCCCCTTCAGAGTTTAAAAAACAGCTCAAATCTGCTTCTTAG
- a CDS encoding OmpA family protein, translating into MKTFLNRIGLIFLVLILTINLTNCKAVQNANNKQKGAVIGAAGGAILGAIIGNNVGKGGNGELGAVIGGVIGGGAGVLIGNKMDKQAQKIEEEIPGAEVERVDDGIVITFDEGSGVYFDTNKYNINAASQTTLNKLAGVFKEYPDTNILVVGHTDSAGDAGYNMTLSKNRAYAVTGYLKNKGLNSGRFTTNWFGETQPKHDNSTAQGRAKNRRVNIAILPNEKMIKEAKAQANN; encoded by the coding sequence ATGAAGACATTTTTAAACAGAATCGGATTAATTTTTTTAGTACTTATTTTAACGATAAATCTAACAAATTGTAAAGCCGTACAAAATGCAAACAATAAACAAAAAGGAGCTGTAATAGGAGCAGCAGGTGGAGCCATTTTAGGAGCTATTATTGGTAATAACGTTGGTAAAGGTGGTAATGGTGAATTAGGAGCTGTTATTGGTGGTGTAATTGGCGGAGGCGCTGGTGTGCTTATTGGAAACAAAATGGATAAACAAGCTCAAAAAATAGAAGAAGAAATCCCCGGAGCAGAGGTTGAGCGTGTAGATGATGGTATCGTTATAACGTTTGATGAAGGCAGTGGGGTTTATTTTGATACTAACAAGTATAATATCAATGCAGCTTCTCAAACAACACTGAATAAATTGGCAGGTGTTTTTAAAGAATATCCAGATACGAATATTTTAGTCGTAGGACATACTGATAGCGCAGGAGATGCGGGCTATAATATGACTTTGTCTAAAAACAGAGCGTATGCTGTTACCGGTTATTTAAAAAATAAAGGGCTTAACTCTGGTAGATTTACAACAAATTGGTTTGGAGAAACTCAACCAAAGCATGATAATTCAACAGCACAGGGTAGAGCAAAGAACAGACGTGTAAATATTGCTATTTTACCTAATGAAAAGATGATTAAAGAAGCAAAAGCACAAGCGAATAACTAA
- a CDS encoding HEAT repeat domain-containing protein: MGFYDLNKADRILLVEKITQEITNDLTSIETENIIKHFSDEDTYIRKTGYLAIGKIFYSKPELQKTILSTLKNLLNSNSEKVRQTTVNAAGEIGKFHFEKVQAFFDTGLFDDHHSVRNAVIGSVKKMGEKNSIPVLAWAKTYLKHPEKKFVVRSAMALNYEVVRILKTSCLY, encoded by the coding sequence ATGGGCTTTTACGACTTAAATAAAGCAGATCGAATTCTCTTGGTTGAAAAAATAACTCAAGAGATTACTAATGATCTGACATCAATTGAAACAGAAAATATTATAAAACACTTTTCTGATGAAGACACTTACATTCGTAAAACGGGTTATTTAGCTATTGGCAAAATCTTTTATTCTAAGCCAGAACTACAAAAAACGATTCTTTCGACTTTAAAAAATTTATTAAACTCTAATTCCGAAAAAGTACGACAAACTACAGTAAATGCTGCTGGTGAAATTGGTAAATTTCATTTTGAAAAAGTGCAAGCATTTTTTGATACTGGATTATTTGACGACCATCATTCGGTTAGAAATGCGGTTATTGGTTCTGTAAAGAAAATGGGCGAGAAAAACTCAATTCCTGTTCTTGCTTGGGCAAAAACATATTTAAAACATCCCGAAAAGAAATTCGTCGTGAGATCTGCCATGGCATTGAACTACGAGGTCGTACGCATCCTCAAGACATCTTGCCTTTATTAA
- a CDS encoding DUF1569 domain-containing protein gives MKNIFDLNETNAVIDRINNLETTSQPKWGKMSVDQMLAHCNVTYELAFEDIHPKPNGFKKALLKLFVKSIVVNEKPYKKNSRTAPEFLITDSKNFEIEKERLINYLNKTQNLGEAYFDNRESHSFGKLSKQEWNNMFYKHVDHHLNQFGV, from the coding sequence ATGAAAAATATTTTTGATTTAAACGAAACCAATGCTGTTATCGACAGAATTAATAATCTAGAAACAACAAGCCAACCAAAATGGGGAAAAATGAGTGTGGATCAAATGTTAGCACATTGCAATGTGACTTATGAACTGGCTTTTGAGGATATTCACCCTAAACCTAATGGTTTTAAAAAAGCACTATTAAAGTTATTTGTTAAATCTATAGTAGTCAACGAAAAACCATACAAGAAAAACAGCAGAACTGCGCCCGAGTTTTTAATAACAGATTCTAAAAACTTTGAGATAGAAAAAGAACGACTGATTAATTACTTAAATAAAACACAAAACTTAGGAGAAGCGTATTTTGATAATAGGGAATCGCATTCTTTTGGTAAATTGTCTAAACAAGAATGGAATAATATGTTTTACAAACATGTAGACCACCATTTAAATCAGTTTGGAGTATAA